The Morganella morganii sequence GCAGTTTGCTGTTATGGGCGCGGTGATGGCAGAAGATGTGGCCGGGATCCCGCATCCGCGTGTGGCATTACTGAACATCGGCGAAGAAGAAACCAAGGGACTCGACAATATCCGCGAAGCAGCCACTGTGCTGAAATCGATACCGGACATCAATTATATCGGCTATGCCGAAGGCAACGAACTGCTGACCGGTAAAACTGATGTGCTGGTCTGTGACGGCTTCGCGGGTAACGTTACCCTGAAAACCATGGAAGGGGTGATTCGTGTGATCCTTTCTATGTTTAAATCACAAAATGAAGGCAAATCGTCATCCCTGCTGTACAAACTTGTGAAGAAAGTGGTGACAAAATGGCTGAATAAACGCTTCAGCCACCTGAACCCCGACCAGTATAACGGTGCTTCTCTGTTAGGATTACGCGGCATTGTGATTAAGAGTCACGGTGCGGCGAATGTAAGTGCATTCAACGCTGCCATAACGCAGGCGGTTCAGACTGTTGAAAAGCAGGTGCCTGAACGAATCGCATCCCGTCTCGCTATGGTATTACCCAAGAGTAACTAACTAATATGTATACGAAAATTTTAGGAACCGGGAGCTATCTTCCTGCACAAATCCGCACAAATGCTGATCTGGAAAAAATGGTCGACACAACCGATGAGTGGATTGTTACTCGTACGGGTATCCGTGAGCGCCGTCTGGCCGGTGATGATGAAACCGTTGTTACAATGGGCCACCAGGCAGCACTGAACGCACTGGATATGGCGGGTATTCCTGCCGGTGATATCGATCTGATTGTTGTGGGCACCACTTCTTCCACGCACGGTTTCCCGAGCGCGGCCTGTGAAATCCAGAAACTGCTGGGCATTGACAGCTGCATCTCTTTTGATGTGGCGGCGGCATGTGCCGGTTTCAGCTATGCCATCAGTGTGGTGGATCAGTTCATTAAAACCGGGATGGCGAAAAAAGCCCTGGTGATCGGTTCGGATGTGCTGGCGAAAACGCTGGATCCGGCAGATCGCGGTACGGTTATCCTGTTTGGTGACGGCGCAGGTGCTTTTGTGGTTGAAGCCTCAGAAGAGCCGGGCATTCTCTCCACCCATTTACATGCAGACGGCCGCTACGGCGACCTGCTGACATTACCGAATAAAGATCGCAAAGACAGCGAAAAACCGGCGTACCTGACAATGGCAGGTAACGAAGTATTCCGTGTGGCGGTCCGTGAATTAGCCAACGTCGTTGAAGAAGCGCTGGTGGCGAACAATATTGATAAATCAGAACTCGACTGGCTGGTGCCGCATCAGGCAAACCTGCGCATTATCAGTGCCACAGCAAAAAAATTAAATATGGGCATGGATAAAGTGGTGGTTACCCTGGATCGTCACGGCAACACCTCTGCAGCCTCTGTACCGACTGCATTCGACGAAGCGGTTCGTGACGGGCGCATCAAACGCGGTCAGCTGATTCTGATTGAAGCCTTCGGCGGCGGTTTTGCCTGGGGTTCTGCATTAATTCGTTTTTAATTTTTCAGGAAGCTAAATCATGTCTGCATATGCAATGGTATTTCCGGGACAGGGTTCTCAGTCAGTCGGTATGCTGGCGGACCTCGCGGCAAATTTTCCGGTCGTTGAGGCAACCTTTGCCGAAGCATCCGCTGAACTGGGCTACGATTTATGGGCACTCGTTCAGAACGGGCCGGAAGAAGAACTGAATAAAACCTGGCAGACCCAGCCTGCACTGCTGGCGGCCTCTGTGGCCATCTGGCGTGTCTGGCAGGAAAAAAACGGCGCCATGCCTGCCATGATGGCCGGTCACAGCCTGGGGGAATACTCCGCGCTGGTGTGTGCCGGTGTGATGGATTTTAAAGAAGCTATCAAACTGGTGGAATTACGCGGCCGCCTGATGCAGGAAGCTGTTCCGGCCGGTACCGGGGCAATGTATGCCATCATCGGTCTGGACAATGATGCTATCGCCAGAGCCTGTGAAGAAGCTGCACAAGGTCAGGTCGTATCACCGGTTAACTTTAACTCGCCGGGCCAGGTGGTTATCGCCGGTGAGAAAGACGCCGTTGAGCGTGCCGGGGCATTATGTAAGGAAGCCGGAGCAAAACGTGCGCTGCCGTTGTCGGTCAGTGTGCCGTCACATTGTACATTAATGAAGCCGGCTGCTGATAAATTAGCCGTTGCGCTAAAAAATATCACATTTAATACACCAATCTTTTCTGTTGTGAACAATGTTGATGTTAAGATAGAGACTTCCGCCGATGCAATTCGTGATGCATTAGTCCGTCAGCTTTATAATCCGGTGCGCTGGACAGAAACTGTTGAGTTTATGGCCGCGCAGGGTATTGAAGATCTGCTGGAAGCAGGGCCGGGCAAAGTACTGACCGGGCTGACTAAGCGTATTGTGAAAACATTAACATCATCTGCTGTCAATGATATGTCATCATTGGAAACAGCACTTGAAAATCGCTGAGGTTGAGATGAGCTTTGAAGGCAAAATTGCCCTTGTCACCGGTGCGAGCCGCGGAATCGGCCGTGCAATTGCTGAGAAATTAGCAGCACGTGGTGCAACTGTGATTGGTACTGCGACCAGCGAAAGCGGTGCGGCTGCTATCAGTGAATACTTAGGCGCAAAGGGTAAAGGCCTTGCCCTGAACGTGACCGACAGCGCATCCATTGACCATGTATTAGAAAATATTCGCGCTGAGTTTGGCGAAATTGATATTTTGGTTAATAATGCAGGTATCACACGTGACAACTTACTGATGCGTATGAAAGACGATGAGTGGCAGGATATCCTCGACACTAACCTTTCATCCGTATTCCGTCTGTCCAAAGCGGTTATGCGCGCCATGATGAAAAAACGTTGCGGGCGCATCATCACCATCGGTTCTGTTGTCGGAACGATGGGGAACGCCGGACAGGCTAACTATGCGGCGGCGAAAGCCGGGCTGATTGGTTTCAGTAAATCACTCGCCCGTGAAGTCGCGTCGCGCGGCATCACCGTCAACGTCGTTGCCCCGGGTTTTATCGAAACCGATATGACTCGTGCATTGACAGACGACCAGCGTGCAGGCATTTTATCTCAGGTTCCTGCTAACCGTTTGGGTGATGCTGAAGAGATTGCCAGTGCTGTAGCCTTCTTAGCTTCTGATGAAGCGGCTTACATCACAGGCGAGACATTGCATGTCAATGGTGGCATGTACATGATTTAATGTTTGAGCTAACCATTTGCTGTTTTTGTGTAAACACACGCAAAAGTGAGTATTTATATGGTTAGACCAGCCGGGATTGGGTTGCATCTTTTCCTGTATTTTATAAACTACGAAAACCATCGCATATAGCGAGTTTTGATAGGAAATTTAATAGTATGAGCGCTATCGAAGAACGTGTTAAGAAAATCATCGTTGAACAACTGGGTGTTAAAGAGGAAGAAGTAAAAAACGAAGCTTCATTCGTTGATGACTTAGGCGCTGATTCTCTTGACACAGTTGAGCTGGTGATGGCTCTGGAAGAAGAGTTCGACATCGAAATCCCAGACGAAGAAGCAGAAAAAATCACAACTGTACAGGCTGCTATTGACTACGTTGAGAACGCAGGCAAGTAAGCATCCCTCATGTCCAGGCGGTCACCCGACCGCCTTGTTTCTTTTTTCCCCCCCGGAGGATAAGCGTGTCTGAGCGTCGTGTAGTCGTGACCGGACTTGGCATGTTATCTCCTGTCGGTAATACAGTCGATTCATCCTGGAAAGCTGTGTGTGCCGGGCAGAGTGGTATCAGCCTGATTGATCATTTTGACACCTCTAACCATGCGACCAAATTCGCAGGTATGGTAAAAGATTTCAATCACGAAGATTTTAATATTTCGCGCAAAGATGCCCGGAAGATGGATCTCTTCATTCAATACGGTATTGCAGCCGGTATCCAGGCAATTGCGGATTCCGGAATCGAAGTAACAGAAGCCAATGCAACCCGTATCGGAGCTGCGATTGGTTCTGGTATTGGTGGTCTCGGACTGATTGAAGAAAACTGCAGCTCTCTGGCTGCCGGCGGCCCGCGTAAAGTGAGCCCGTTCTTTGTTCCCTCAACTATCATCAATATGGTTGCCGGACACTTAAGTATTATGTACGGCCTGCGCGGACCAAGCATTTCCATTGCCACTGCCTGTACATCCGGCGTGCATAACATTGGTCATGCTGCCCGGATCATCGCTTACGGTGATGCGGATGTGATGGTTGCCGGTGGTACTGAAAAAGCCAGCACACCATTAGGTGTTGCCGGGTTCGGTGCTGCGCGTGCCTTATCCACCAATAATGACAATCCTCAGGGCGCAAGCCGTCCGTGGGATAAAGATCGTGACGGGTTTGTGCTCGGTGACGGTGCCGGTATGCTGGTGCTGGAAGAGTACGAACACGCGAAAAACCGCGGTGCGAAAATCTATGCGGAACTGGTCGGTTTCGGGATGAGCAGCGATGCTTATCACATGACATCACCACCGGAAAACGGTGACGGTGCCGCACTGGCCATGGCAAATGCGATTCAGGATGCAGGCATTCCTGCTGACAGCATCGGCTATATCAATGCGCACGGCACATCCACCTCTGCGGGTGATGTGGCGGAAGCGAAAGCCGTTGAAACGGTATTTGGTGAAGGAACCAACGTTCTGGTCAGTTCCACCAAATCCATGACCGGTCACCTGCTGGGTGCCGCCGGTGCAGTGGAATCCATTTTCACCATTCTGGCACTGCGTGATCAGATTGTACCGCCGACCATCAACCTGGATAATCAGGATGAAGCGGTCTGCAAACTCGACTTTGTACCGGGCAAAGCCCGCAAAGTGGAAGGTATGGAATACGCACTCTGTAACTCTTTCGGCTTCGGCGGCACCAACGGTTCCCTGATTTTCCGTAAGATCTGAGTCTGTTTTCTGAGAGAAAAGCGCCTGACGGCGCTTTTTTTTACCTGGCGGGTGACGCTATCGCAGTTTTGCACAAAAATCACAGCTGTACTATTATACAGGTCTGTCCGCATACTGAATGACGGTTAAATAATAACCGTTAAAACAATGAGTTGGCTATGACACAACAGACGCATTACTGGGTTAATGGTGTACCGCAGCACACCATCGCGATTTCTGATCGCAGTGTGCAGTTTGGTGACGGCTGTTTTACCACGATGCGCATTGTGAACAGCAAACCGTCGCTGCTTTCACGTCACCTGCACCGGCTCCGCAGTGGTTGTGCCGGGCTGGGGCTGACACCGCCGGATGACGCGCTGCTGCCCCAGTGGATAATGCAGGCCGCAGAGGGTACAGCGGATGGTGTGCTGAAAGTGATTGTTTCCGCCGGTGAGCAGGGACGCGGTTATCTGCGTGCGGATGTACCGCCGCTGGTGATCCTGATCCGCTCCGCATATCCGGAAAGCTATCCGGTATTGCAGGAGCGCGGGTTATCGGTGATGAAAAGCCCGGTGCCATTGTCGGTCAATCCGTATCTGGCCGGTATCAAACACCTGAACCGGCTGGAGCAGGTGCTGATCCGCCGTTATACGGCAGAACAGCAGGCCGATGAAGCCATTGTCTGTGATACTGACGGCCTTCTGACCGAAGGCTGCAGCGCCAATCTGTTCTGGCGCTGCGGCGATGATGTGTTTACCCCGTCACTGAGCAAATGTGGTGTGGCCGGTGTGATGCGCGCGCATATCATGGATGTGCTGAAAGGCAGCCGTTACCGCTGTTATGAAACCGAACGTTTTCCGCAGGTGCTGGCAAAAGCGGATGAAGTGATTATGTGCAACGCGCTGATGCCGGTCATGCCGGTCAATGATATCCGCGCGGATGCCCGTCATCACTGGCATTATACTTCCCGCTCACTCTTTACCTGGCTTTTGCCGCACTGTCCGGCAGCAATACCCTGAATTAACAGAGTTAATGACTGATGAAAAAAACACGGATTTTCCTTGTGACATTTTTGGTGCTGCTTGCGGTTGCGGGCAGCGTGGCGTACTGGCTTTATCATCAGGTGAACGCATTTTCCGGACAAAAAATTTCTGTCACTGAAGAAACCATTTTCACCATTCCGCCGGGCACCGGTCGTGTGGCGCTGGAGAAAAAACTGGCGGAAAGCGGGATTATCCCGGAATCACACAATTATGACTGGCTGCTGCAACTGGAGCCGGATCTGGCAAAAATCAAAGCCGGTACTTACCGACTGACGCCGGATATGACGGTCAAAAGCATGCTGCAACTGTTTGTCAGCGGTAAAGAGGCACAATTTAGTATCCGTTTTGTTGAGGGCAGTAAATTAGCGGACTGGCAGAAAATCTTGTCAGAAGCCCCTTACCTGAAACAGACCCTCGCGGATTTACCGGCAGATAAACTGACAGAAATGCTCGGCCTGCCGGCCGGCAGCCACCTGGAAGGGCGTTTCTACCCGGATACCTATCTCTATACAGCCGGAACAGAAGACACGCAAATCCTGAAGCGGGCACATCAGCAGATGGAAACCAAACTCGCGGCAGCCTGGAAGACCCGTAATACCGACTTACCGTATGCGGATCCGTATGAAATGCTGATTATGGCCTCGCTGATTGAAAAAGAGACCGGCGTGGACGGTGAACGTAAAAAAGTGGCGTCGGTCTTTATGAACCGGCTGAAACTGAAAATGCGCCTGCAAACCGACCCGACGGTAATTTACGGCATGGGTGAGCGTTATCAGGGCACGATTTACCGCAGCGACCTGGTGCGGGTAACGCCGTATAATACCTATCAGATTGACGGCATGCCGCCGACACCTATCGCCATGCCGGGCAGTGCCTCGCTGGATGCGGCAGCCAAACCGGACACCACGGGTTACCTTTACTTTGTCGCGGACGGCAAAGGCGGACATGTATTTACCACGAATCTGCGGGATCACAACCGGGCGGTTGCGGATTACCGTAACGGATTAAAAAAACAATGACAGGCAAATTTATTGTAATTGAAGGGCTTGAAGGTGCCGGAAAAACCACGGCACGTCAGGTGATTGTTGATACGTTGCGTGAAAACGGCATCACTGACCTGGTCTATACCCGTGAGCCGGGCGGCACACCGCTGGCAGAAAAGCTGCGCACCCTGATTAAAGACGGAATCGACGGCGAAACGGTTACTGATAAAGCGGAAGTACTGATGTTATATGCCGCGCGTATTCAGCTGGTGGATAATGTTATCAAACCGGCACTGGCGCGCGGACAATGGGTGATCGGCGACCGTCATGATCTCTCCTCTCAGGCCTATCAGGGCGGCGGACGCGGTATCGATCGCAAACTGATGGAGTCACTGCGTGATACCGTACTGGGGGATTTTTATCCTGATTTCACCCTGTATCTCGATCTGCCGCCGGAAACCGGCCTGGCCCGCGCCCGCAGCCGGGGCGAGCTGGACAGAATCGAACAGGAATCACTGGATTTCTTCCGCCGCACCCGGGCCCGTTATCTGGAGCTGGCTGAATCCGATCCGCGCATTGTAACCGTTGATGCTTCGCAATCAATAGATAACGTCCATCAATCAATCCGCACTGCCGTACTGAACTGGCTGGCACAGCAGGAAGAGGCGTAATGAACTGGTATCCGTGGCTTAATCCGGTTTACCGCCAGCTGGCAACCGCGTGGATGTCCGGTCAGGGGCATCATGCTCTGCTGCTGTACGGTATGCCCGGCACCGGCACTGATGAGCTGGCCTATGCCCTGACACGGCTGCGGATGTGTCAGCAGCCGCAGGGCATCAAAAGCTGCGGGGAGTGCCACAGCTGTAAACTGATGCTGGCAGGCACCCATCCGGATTTTTATCTGCTGCAGCCGGAAAAGGGTAAATCTGCCACCGGGATTGATGCTGTGAGAGCCGTGACAGAAAAACTGTATGAGCACGCCCAGCAGAGTGGTGCCAAACTGGTGCATATTCCGCAGGCGGAACTGCTGACCGAAGCAGCCGCCAACGCCTTACTGAAAACCCTGGAAGAGCCGACAGAGAATACCTGGTTTGTGTTACAGAGCCTGCGGGCGGAGCAGTTGCTGCCGACACTGCGCAGCCGCTGTTTTGCTTATCATCTGGCACCGCCGTCAGCGGAGACCGGTTTACAGTGGTTACAGCGCGAGCATCCGCCGTCTGATGCGGTGTCGCGGCAGACTGCGCTGAATCTTTGCCACAATGCCCCGGCGGCGGCACTGTCACTGCTGACCACCGCTGACTGGCAGAACCGGCTGAATCTGTTTACCCAGCTGGCAGAATCCGTGCGCAGCGGGGATTTTCTGTCGCTGTTATCTGAACTGAATCATCAGGATGCGGAAAAGCGCATCAGCTGGCTGACCACCCTGTTTATGGATGCGGTAAAATATCAGCAGAATATGGCACCTGCCTGTCTGAATCAGGACCAGTCTGCTCTGATTGCACAACTGGCAGCGCATTACAGCAGTGCACACTTACTGAATGCAGCGGAAAGCTGGCTGACCTGCCGCCACCGGCTGATGACCATCACCGGCGTGAATCAGGAACTGCTGCTGACAGAACAATTGTTACACCAGGAAACCCTGTTTTCTGCATCACCTAATTTAAAATAATGAGTTAATTATGTTTTTAGTAGATTCCCACTGCCACCTCGATTGCCTTGATTATGAAAAAAAGCATGAAAGTGTGGATGATGTTATGCAAAAGGCCGCGCAGCGAGATGTGAAATACGCACTGGCGGTGGCGACAACCCTGCCGGGTTACACAAAAATGCGCGAGCTGATTGGTGAGCGCCCGGATGTGGCCTTTTCCTGTGGTATTCATCCGCTGAATCTGGATGAGCCGTATGATTTCACACAGCTGCGTGAACTGGCGGCGGATAAACGGGTGGTGGCCCTCGGCGAAACCGGGCTGGATTACTACTATCAGAAAGAGAATGCCGCGCTTCAGCGTGAGGTTTTCCGCGAGCATATCCGTATCGGACGTGAGCTGAATAAACCGGTGATTGTGCACACCCGGGATGCCCGTGAGGATACCCTGGCGATTATCCGCGAAGAACAGGCCGGGGAGTGCGGCGGCGTGTTACACTGCTTTACCGAAGACAAAGAGACGGCATCAGCGCTGCTGGATGAAGGTTTTTATATCTCCTTTTCCGGCATCGTGACGTTCCGCAATGCGGAGCAGATCCGCGAAGCCGCCCGCATTGTCCCGCTGGATCGCATTCTGGTGGAAACCGATTCGCCGTATCTGGCCCCGGTACCGTTTCGCGGTAAAGAGAACCAGCCCGCGTATGTGCGTGATGTGGCGGAGTATATGGCTGTATTAAAAGGGGTGAGCGTTGAGGCGCTTGCTGAGATCACCACTGACAATTTCTGCCGTCTGTTTCAGGTGTCTGTCCGGTAAATCCGCACACATCTGTCAGGCTGATTAATTACAGGAGCAGGTTATGGCCGAAGAAACTATTTTCAGTAAAATTATTCGTCGTGAAATTCCGTCTGATATCGTCTATCAGGATGACAGCGTGACGGCGTTCCGGGATATTTCCCCGCAGGCACCGACACATATTCTGATTATTCCCAACCATCTTATTCCTACTGTGAATGATGTTACGCCGGAAGATGAACAGGTTCTGGGTCATATGATCACGGTCGCGGCCAAAATCGCACAGCAGGAAGGTATTGCGGATGACGGCTACCGCCTGATCATGAACTGTAACCGCCACGGCGGACAGGAAGTGTTCCATATTCATATGCATCTGGTCGGCGGCCATCATCTGGGGCCGATGCTGGCGAAATAACCGGCTGACAGGAGAACGGTGATGAAACGTCTTTTATGTGTGATAGCGTCAGTCTGGCTGCTCGCCGGGTGTCCTTCAACGGCACCGGTGACACCTACGGTACCGGTGGGTACCGTAACACCGCCGCCGGATACCACGCCGCCACCACTGCCGCTGCCGCCGCCGGATACGGTGCCGGTTCCGCCGAAAATGAAAAAAATCGAGTGGGAACAGAGTATTACACCACTGGTTAATCAGATGGTTCACAGCGACGGCGTGAATCAGGGCAGTACGCTGCTGGTGAATAAAGTCGGTAATAAAACCAACAGCAGCCTGCAGACCAGCGTTGCGACCGGTGCGCTGATGAATACCATCGGAAAAACCGGGGTACTGAATGTGATCCCGGCCGGTGCGGTCAGCAGTGCCATGTCGGTGCTGGGTATGGGTGATAACGATACACTGACCCTGCGCAGCAAAGCTATCGGTCTGGCGCGTTATCTGAATGCCGACTATGTGCTGTACAGCGTGGTGACCGGTACCCGTGATGCCCGTCAGATGGAGATGCAACTGATGTCTGTCAGCAGCGGTGAAATCATCTGGTCCGGTAAGGGCGCGGTGCTTGAGCAGTAACCGCGCGTTACTGTTATGCCTCGCTGAACACTTTCCCGCACTGCCTGCCGCCGGCTGGACAATCCGTCCGCTGAACGGGCTGACGCGGGAAAGTGTCAGTATTGAACAAAAAGGTGTATCTCTGATTGGCAGAGCACAGACCGTGCACAGTGCGGATATCGGTGTCAGCCGTCAGAAAGAGGCGCGTATCCTGCACCGGCTGCGTGACAGCGGTCTTGCTCCGCGCGTGGCCGGGTTCAGCCACGGCTGGCTGCTTTTGTACCGGGTGGAGGGTGAAACACTGCCGCCGGAACGGATACAGCAACCGGATTTTATTCCGCAGCTGGCGGCGCTGGTCAGCAATCTGCATAATCAGCCGCTTACCGGGTATCGTCTGCCGCTCAAAGCGCAGGCAGACCGCCACTTTCACCTGACCGACAAACGCCGCCGCACCCCGCAGCTGTTGCGTATTCATCGTCACTTTATGCGCGAAGCAGAGCCTCAGCCGCTGAAACTGGCGCCTGCACATATGGATATCCACCCCGGCAACATTGTGACGGCGGCAGGGGAACTGCATCTGATTGACTGGGAATATGCTGCTGATACCGATATCGGTCTGTCTCTCGCCACACTTTTTCGTGCCAATCACTGGTCACTGACGTTAATTCACACTTTTCTGCGTTATTATTCTGCTTATCACTGTCCGCAGCGCGTACTGGCGCAGACCTGCCGCTGGCAGGCACGGGCAGATTATATGATGGTTATGTGGTTCGAGAGCCGCTGGGGACAAACCGGCGACCCGCAGTTTCTGCAATACCCGGCCGCGCTGAAAGCCGCCGCCGGGCTCAGGTAAATACAACGAGGTTTCACCATGGGTCCTGTAATGTTAGATGTTGAAGGGTATGAGCTGGACAGCGAAGAGCGCGAGATCCTGCGCCACCCTTCAGTCGGGGGAGTGATTCTCTTTACCCGTAATTTCCATGACACGGCACAGCTGCGGGAACTGACGCGGCAGATCCGTGAAGCCACCCGCGACAACCGGGTTGTGATTGCGGTTGACCAGGAGGGCGGCCGCGTCCAGCGGTTTAAAGATGGCTTTACCCGCCTGCCGGCGGCACAGTCTTTTGCACAGTTTAATGACCTGCTCACCGGCTCTGCGCTGGCGGAA is a genomic window containing:
- the fabD gene encoding ACP S-malonyltransferase, producing MSAYAMVFPGQGSQSVGMLADLAANFPVVEATFAEASAELGYDLWALVQNGPEEELNKTWQTQPALLAASVAIWRVWQEKNGAMPAMMAGHSLGEYSALVCAGVMDFKEAIKLVELRGRLMQEAVPAGTGAMYAIIGLDNDAIARACEEAAQGQVVSPVNFNSPGQVVIAGEKDAVERAGALCKEAGAKRALPLSVSVPSHCTLMKPAADKLAVALKNITFNTPIFSVVNNVDVKIETSADAIRDALVRQLYNPVRWTETVEFMAAQGIEDLLEAGPGKVLTGLTKRIVKTLTSSAVNDMSSLETALENR
- the hinT gene encoding purine nucleoside phosphoramidase, with amino-acid sequence MAEETIFSKIIRREIPSDIVYQDDSVTAFRDISPQAPTHILIIPNHLIPTVNDVTPEDEQVLGHMITVAAKIAQQEGIADDGYRLIMNCNRHGGQEVFHIHMHLVGGHHLGPMLAK
- the mltG gene encoding endolytic transglycosylase MltG — translated: MKKTRIFLVTFLVLLAVAGSVAYWLYHQVNAFSGQKISVTEETIFTIPPGTGRVALEKKLAESGIIPESHNYDWLLQLEPDLAKIKAGTYRLTPDMTVKSMLQLFVSGKEAQFSIRFVEGSKLADWQKILSEAPYLKQTLADLPADKLTEMLGLPAGSHLEGRFYPDTYLYTAGTEDTQILKRAHQQMETKLAAAWKTRNTDLPYADPYEMLIMASLIEKETGVDGERKKVASVFMNRLKLKMRLQTDPTVIYGMGERYQGTIYRSDLVRVTPYNTYQIDGMPPTPIAMPGSASLDAAAKPDTTGYLYFVADGKGGHVFTTNLRDHNRAVADYRNGLKKQ
- the acpP gene encoding acyl carrier protein, with amino-acid sequence MSAIEERVKKIIVEQLGVKEEEVKNEASFVDDLGADSLDTVELVMALEEEFDIEIPDEEAEKITTVQAAIDYVENAGK
- a CDS encoding metal-dependent hydrolase, whose translation is MFLVDSHCHLDCLDYEKKHESVDDVMQKAAQRDVKYALAVATTLPGYTKMRELIGERPDVAFSCGIHPLNLDEPYDFTQLRELAADKRVVALGETGLDYYYQKENAALQREVFREHIRIGRELNKPVIVHTRDAREDTLAIIREEQAGECGGVLHCFTEDKETASALLDEGFYISFSGIVTFRNAEQIREAARIVPLDRILVETDSPYLAPVPFRGKENQPAYVRDVAEYMAVLKGVSVEALAEITTDNFCRLFQVSVR
- the lpoB gene encoding penicillin-binding protein activator LpoB, coding for MKRLLCVIASVWLLAGCPSTAPVTPTVPVGTVTPPPDTTPPPLPLPPPDTVPVPPKMKKIEWEQSITPLVNQMVHSDGVNQGSTLLVNKVGNKTNSSLQTSVATGALMNTIGKTGVLNVIPAGAVSSAMSVLGMGDNDTLTLRSKAIGLARYLNADYVLYSVVTGTRDARQMEMQLMSVSSGEIIWSGKGAVLEQ
- the fabF gene encoding beta-ketoacyl-ACP synthase II; the encoded protein is MSERRVVVTGLGMLSPVGNTVDSSWKAVCAGQSGISLIDHFDTSNHATKFAGMVKDFNHEDFNISRKDARKMDLFIQYGIAAGIQAIADSGIEVTEANATRIGAAIGSGIGGLGLIEENCSSLAAGGPRKVSPFFVPSTIINMVAGHLSIMYGLRGPSISIATACTSGVHNIGHAARIIAYGDADVMVAGGTEKASTPLGVAGFGAARALSTNNDNPQGASRPWDKDRDGFVLGDGAGMLVLEEYEHAKNRGAKIYAELVGFGMSSDAYHMTSPPENGDGAALAMANAIQDAGIPADSIGYINAHGTSTSAGDVAEAKAVETVFGEGTNVLVSSTKSMTGHLLGAAGAVESIFTILALRDQIVPPTINLDNQDEAVCKLDFVPGKARKVEGMEYALCNSFGFGGTNGSLIFRKI
- the pabC gene encoding aminodeoxychorismate lyase — its product is MTQQTHYWVNGVPQHTIAISDRSVQFGDGCFTTMRIVNSKPSLLSRHLHRLRSGCAGLGLTPPDDALLPQWIMQAAEGTADGVLKVIVSAGEQGRGYLRADVPPLVILIRSAYPESYPVLQERGLSVMKSPVPLSVNPYLAGIKHLNRLEQVLIRRYTAEQQADEAIVCDTDGLLTEGCSANLFWRCGDDVFTPSLSKCGVAGVMRAHIMDVLKGSRYRCYETERFPQVLAKADEVIMCNALMPVMPVNDIRADARHHWHYTSRSLFTWLLPHCPAAIP
- the tmk gene encoding dTMP kinase, whose product is MTGKFIVIEGLEGAGKTTARQVIVDTLRENGITDLVYTREPGGTPLAEKLRTLIKDGIDGETVTDKAEVLMLYAARIQLVDNVIKPALARGQWVIGDRHDLSSQAYQGGGRGIDRKLMESLRDTVLGDFYPDFTLYLDLPPETGLARARSRGELDRIEQESLDFFRRTRARYLELAESDPRIVTVDASQSIDNVHQSIRTAVLNWLAQQEEA
- the plsX gene encoding phosphate acyltransferase PlsX — its product is MTNLTIALDAMGGDIGPHVTVPASLQALASNPKLTLLLVGHPDSISPLLANQNAELLSRLRVIPAYETIAGDAKPSQAIRQSKGTSMRIALELVKEGEAQACVSAGNTGALMGLAKLMLKSIEGIERPALMTVVPNQKKGKTVLLDLGANAECSSDMLVQFAVMGAVMAEDVAGIPHPRVALLNIGEEETKGLDNIREAATVLKSIPDINYIGYAEGNELLTGKTDVLVCDGFAGNVTLKTMEGVIRVILSMFKSQNEGKSSSLLYKLVKKVVTKWLNKRFSHLNPDQYNGASLLGLRGIVIKSHGAANVSAFNAAITQAVQTVEKQVPERIASRLAMVLPKSN
- the fabG gene encoding 3-oxoacyl-ACP reductase FabG, which codes for MSFEGKIALVTGASRGIGRAIAEKLAARGATVIGTATSESGAAAISEYLGAKGKGLALNVTDSASIDHVLENIRAEFGEIDILVNNAGITRDNLLMRMKDDEWQDILDTNLSSVFRLSKAVMRAMMKKRCGRIITIGSVVGTMGNAGQANYAAAKAGLIGFSKSLAREVASRGITVNVVAPGFIETDMTRALTDDQRAGILSQVPANRLGDAEEIASAVAFLASDEAAYITGETLHVNGGMYMI
- the holB gene encoding DNA polymerase III subunit delta', producing MNWYPWLNPVYRQLATAWMSGQGHHALLLYGMPGTGTDELAYALTRLRMCQQPQGIKSCGECHSCKLMLAGTHPDFYLLQPEKGKSATGIDAVRAVTEKLYEHAQQSGAKLVHIPQAELLTEAAANALLKTLEEPTENTWFVLQSLRAEQLLPTLRSRCFAYHLAPPSAETGLQWLQREHPPSDAVSRQTALNLCHNAPAAALSLLTTADWQNRLNLFTQLAESVRSGDFLSLLSELNHQDAEKRISWLTTLFMDAVKYQQNMAPACLNQDQSALIAQLAAHYSSAHLLNAAESWLTCRHRLMTITGVNQELLLTEQLLHQETLFSASPNLK
- a CDS encoding beta-ketoacyl-ACP synthase III, which codes for MYTKILGTGSYLPAQIRTNADLEKMVDTTDEWIVTRTGIRERRLAGDDETVVTMGHQAALNALDMAGIPAGDIDLIVVGTTSSTHGFPSAACEIQKLLGIDSCISFDVAAACAGFSYAISVVDQFIKTGMAKKALVIGSDVLAKTLDPADRGTVILFGDGAGAFVVEASEEPGILSTHLHADGRYGDLLTLPNKDRKDSEKPAYLTMAGNEVFRVAVRELANVVEEALVANNIDKSELDWLVPHQANLRIISATAKKLNMGMDKVVVTLDRHGNTSAASVPTAFDEAVRDGRIKRGQLILIEAFGGGFAWGSALIRF